The Nitrospira sp. genome includes a region encoding these proteins:
- the atpF gene encoding F0F1 ATP synthase subunit B — translation MPQFESHFFSSLIFWEVVSFGILLFILYKYAFPGILSILEEREKKIKDSLDQAERHRSDAESRLKEYEAKLSAAGKEAEAILAAAKERAQRLLDENEQRLTADAERIKGDATREIEQERRKALQDIRTQTTELALMVAEKVVQRSLTEADQRKFADEALEALSRSQQR, via the coding sequence ATGCCACAGTTTGAATCGCACTTTTTCTCGTCCCTGATTTTCTGGGAAGTTGTGTCTTTCGGCATATTGTTGTTCATCCTCTATAAGTATGCATTCCCCGGCATTCTCAGTATCCTTGAGGAACGAGAAAAGAAAATTAAGGACAGCCTTGATCAGGCCGAACGTCACCGGTCGGATGCTGAGAGTCGGCTGAAGGAATATGAGGCCAAGCTCAGTGCAGCCGGTAAGGAGGCAGAAGCCATCCTTGCAGCGGCAAAGGAACGAGCTCAACGCCTGCTCGATGAAAACGAGCAACGGTTGACTGCCGACGCAGAGCGGATAAAAGGCGATGCCACAAGGGAAATCGAGCAAGAACGGCGCAAGGCCCTTCAGGACATCCGTACCCAGACCACGGAATTGGCACTCATGGTTGCGGAAAAGGTTGTACAGCGGAGTTTGACCGAAGCTGACCAACGGAAGTTCGCCGACGAAGCGCTTGAGGCCCTCTCTCGATCACAACAGCGATAG
- the atpE gene encoding ATP synthase F0 subunit C codes for MDSAAAGLIGMGCAAAGFAGAGVGIGFIFGKMIEVVARQPEAEARVTKYMWIGFALVEAIALYGLVIAFIIMGFRK; via the coding sequence ATGGATTCAGCAGCAGCAGGGTTGATCGGTATGGGATGTGCCGCCGCAGGGTTTGCCGGAGCGGGTGTCGGCATCGGGTTTATCTTTGGAAAGATGATTGAGGTCGTGGCACGTCAGCCCGAGGCGGAAGCGCGTGTTACGAAGTACATGTGGATCGGTTTCGCATTAGTGGAAGCCATTGCGCTGTACGGCCTGGTCATTGCCTTCATCATCATGGGATTCCGTAAATAA
- a CDS encoding F0F1 ATP synthase subunit A — translation MEESPLHQFELQNWIPISLGGLDISINKAVVFMWIVVLAAAVLMVMAGSARKLVPGKLQSLAELMVDFIRSMILDTMGKEGMRFFPLVATLFVFILFSNLIGLIPGSYTVTSQIIVTAVFSCVVYGLSLVIGFMLHGAKFLGILVPPGTPGWLVPLMIPIEIISQVARPVSLAVRLFANMTAGHVMLAVLFSLTIGGGLLIGWLPFAFTVAIYGLEFGIAFIQAYIFSILTCVYLGDAFHLHGHDEHAH, via the coding sequence GTGGAAGAAAGCCCCCTTCATCAATTCGAACTTCAGAATTGGATTCCAATTTCGCTCGGCGGGTTGGATATTTCCATCAATAAGGCCGTTGTCTTTATGTGGATCGTCGTGTTGGCAGCGGCGGTGCTCATGGTGATGGCAGGGTCTGCAAGGAAGTTGGTTCCGGGAAAGTTGCAGAGTCTCGCAGAGCTGATGGTGGACTTCATTCGCAGCATGATCTTGGACACGATGGGGAAGGAGGGAATGCGATTTTTCCCGCTGGTCGCCACCCTCTTTGTGTTTATCCTCTTCAGCAATCTGATTGGGTTGATTCCCGGTAGCTACACGGTGACGAGCCAGATTATCGTGACGGCCGTCTTCTCATGTGTGGTCTACGGGTTGAGCCTGGTCATTGGTTTCATGTTGCATGGCGCAAAGTTTCTCGGCATCCTGGTTCCTCCTGGAACGCCTGGCTGGTTAGTTCCCCTGATGATTCCGATTGAGATCATTAGCCAAGTGGCGCGGCCAGTTTCGCTGGCGGTGCGGTTATTTGCCAACATGACAGCCGGCCATGTGATGCTCGCGGTCTTGTTCAGCCTTACGATCGGCGGCGGGTTGCTGATCGGATGGTTGCCCTTTGCGTTTACAGTTGCCATTTATGGGCTGGAATTTGGTATCGCATTTATTCAAGCTTACATTTTCAGTATCTTAACCTGCGTCTACCTGGGCGACGCATTTCATTTACATGGCCATGATGAGCACGCGCATTAG
- a CDS encoding AtpZ/AtpI family protein — MAPPQDSLYAGLGQAIRIATDLLAALIVGGALGWVCDTYVFDSTPWGMIIGLLMGIVAGMRNAYRSIQRWPKT, encoded by the coding sequence ATGGCCCCTCCACAAGATTCCTTATATGCGGGGCTCGGCCAAGCGATCAGGATCGCAACTGATCTGCTTGCGGCTTTGATCGTAGGGGGAGCATTGGGGTGGGTCTGTGATACGTATGTTTTTGACTCGACTCCATGGGGCATGATCATCGGGCTTCTGATGGGGATCGTGGCAGGTATGAGAAATGCCTATCGGTCGATACAACGGTGGCCGAAGACGTAG
- a CDS encoding anthranilate synthase component I family protein: MRQDTASSFLHGPPSPLIVTLPCPSTNLLELYATVASTEHPSFLLESGGGRSMGRYSYFSTDPYYRLSGMGHHLIERPTRNHSTSGLAPFQKLGQLFADQPIARPPDTPPFFGGAVGYLSYDLVRQFERLPSIASPHPSVPDLEFAFFDLVAAVDHERNQLILMFCPPPTRFLAESREQLFREGRDRLAALEALLTRPNTGDTHPDNLGLLTFTPEQEQAAYRESVRRCQNYIAAGDIYQANLSHRFTVDCIALRQGHLQADLSAYRRLRTLNPSPFSGLLRFDSVRLISSSPERLVRLDGRRADTRPIAGTRPRGKTLFEDQGLVGELRVNEKERAEHIMLVDLERNDLGRVCRFGSIRADEIMTLEQYSHVSHLVSHITGTLTDQATGFDLLRAMFPGGTITGVPKVRCMEIIEELEPVRRGLYTGSMGYLSWSGDLDFNILIRTLTMINGTGYLQVGAGIVADSDPGREYEETLHKAQAFFSAFG; the protein is encoded by the coding sequence ATGCGACAAGATACCGCCTCGAGTTTTTTGCATGGCCCCCCTTCACCGCTTATCGTCACTTTGCCCTGCCCATCGACGAACCTCTTGGAACTGTATGCAACCGTCGCCTCAACCGAGCATCCGTCCTTTCTATTGGAAAGCGGCGGAGGGCGATCGATGGGACGATATTCGTACTTTTCCACCGATCCCTATTACCGGCTGTCCGGAATGGGCCACCACCTGATAGAACGCCCGACTAGAAACCACAGCACGTCAGGATTGGCTCCCTTTCAGAAGTTGGGGCAACTGTTTGCCGACCAGCCCATCGCTCGCCCTCCCGACACTCCCCCGTTTTTTGGAGGGGCCGTGGGATACCTCAGCTATGATCTCGTCCGCCAATTCGAGAGATTGCCCTCGATTGCCTCACCCCATCCTTCCGTTCCTGATTTGGAATTCGCATTTTTTGATCTCGTTGCGGCAGTCGACCATGAGCGGAACCAGTTGATACTGATGTTCTGTCCGCCGCCGACACGTTTTTTGGCTGAGTCACGAGAACAATTATTCCGCGAAGGAAGAGACCGGCTTGCCGCACTCGAAGCCCTTTTGACGCGGCCCAATACGGGCGACACCCATCCAGACAATCTGGGTCTTCTGACCTTTACACCGGAACAGGAACAAGCCGCATATAGAGAGAGTGTCCGTCGCTGCCAGAACTACATTGCAGCCGGTGACATCTACCAAGCAAACCTCTCACACCGTTTCACCGTTGATTGCATAGCCCTTCGTCAAGGACACCTCCAAGCTGATCTCTCCGCCTACCGCCGGCTCCGAACCCTGAACCCTTCACCCTTCTCTGGATTACTCCGGTTCGATTCGGTCCGCCTCATCAGCTCATCGCCTGAGCGCCTTGTCCGCCTCGATGGTCGTCGAGCCGATACCAGGCCGATCGCAGGAACCAGGCCCCGTGGGAAAACACTGTTCGAAGATCAAGGACTCGTCGGGGAACTCCGAGTGAATGAGAAGGAGCGCGCAGAACACATTATGCTCGTCGATCTCGAGCGGAACGATCTCGGTCGAGTCTGCCGATTTGGGAGTATCCGGGCAGACGAAATCATGACGTTGGAGCAGTATTCACATGTCAGCCACTTGGTATCGCATATCACCGGTACGCTCACGGACCAGGCGACCGGGTTCGACCTCCTGAGAGCCATGTTTCCCGGAGGCACCATCACCGGTGTCCCGAAGGTTCGCTGCATGGAGATCATCGAGGAATTGGAACCGGTCCGTCGCGGCCTCTATACCGGTTCCATGGGATACCTCAGTTGGAGCGGTGATCTCGACTTCAATATCCTGATCCGTACGCTTACGATGATAAACGGCACAGGCTACCTCCAAGTCGGCGCCGGGATTGTGGCCGATTCCGACCCGGGACGCGAGTACGAGGAAACCCTTCATAAAGCCCAGGCCTTTTTCAGCGCCTTTGGATAG
- a CDS encoding aminotransferase class IV, producing the protein MWIYLNDRFVQDHEARISVFDHGFLYGDGVFETMRSYGPRLFMRDHHLARLFQSADAIGLRIPIPLTQWVDILHETLVRNELGTDQRDAYVRITVSRGAGDIGLDPALCPSPTVVVMTKWLVPPASHLYEQGVSVVLASTRRNLPSALPPQIKSTNFLNNILAKREAIAANAFDSLLLNWEGHLTEGTTSNLFFIRDGRLNTPALDCGLLDGITRRVVIQLAEELHLPIGEGHFTVDQLHQADECFLTNTSMEIMPIVEIGDQRIGAGVPGPLTRKLRARFIEARDRLSEPSTAG; encoded by the coding sequence ATGTGGATTTACCTGAACGATCGATTTGTGCAAGACCACGAAGCCCGGATCTCGGTCTTCGACCATGGGTTTCTGTACGGCGACGGAGTCTTTGAAACAATGCGTTCGTATGGCCCTCGCCTCTTCATGCGAGACCACCACCTCGCACGGCTGTTTCAGTCCGCCGACGCCATCGGCTTGAGAATTCCGATCCCTCTCACCCAATGGGTCGACATACTCCATGAAACCCTGGTGCGCAACGAGTTGGGAACCGATCAACGAGACGCCTATGTGCGAATCACCGTTTCACGCGGAGCTGGAGACATTGGACTGGATCCAGCCCTGTGCCCCTCACCAACCGTCGTCGTGATGACCAAGTGGTTGGTCCCTCCGGCCTCCCATCTCTATGAACAAGGCGTCTCCGTGGTTCTCGCGTCGACCAGGCGAAACTTGCCAAGTGCGCTCCCACCGCAAATCAAGTCCACCAATTTCCTCAACAACATCTTGGCCAAGCGCGAAGCCATCGCTGCGAACGCGTTCGACAGCCTTCTGCTCAATTGGGAAGGACACCTGACCGAAGGCACGACCAGCAATCTCTTCTTCATCCGGGATGGCCGGCTGAATACGCCGGCCTTGGATTGCGGTCTCCTCGACGGCATCACCCGACGAGTCGTGATTCAATTGGCTGAAGAGCTTCACCTGCCCATTGGAGAGGGGCATTTTACCGTCGACCAACTCCATCAGGCCGATGAGTGTTTTTTGACCAACACCAGCATGGAAATCATGCCGATCGTTGAGATCGGCGACCAGCGAATCGGAGCGGGAGTACCAGGCCCGCTGACTCGCAAGCTACGAGCGCGGTTTATTGAGGCCCGAGACCGATTATCAGAACCGTCCACAGCAGGCTAA
- a CDS encoding lytic transglycosylase domain-containing protein, with the protein MLNHTLPSASPCTRSGLAAALLLGSSVLSPVPPLHAEIYQYIDAKGTISLTNVPSDIRYRRVDIRPNRLHPAISEQELEPMIKRFSRQHQLHPALIRAVIKAESNFDPRAVSRSGAIGLMQLMPQTALQLDVRDLYDPEDNIGGGTKYLRQLLDRFRGNLPLALAAYNAGERVVDRYRTLPPIDETRQYVRKVLRYYRTFLARDLDSTGHVIPSSEYAMAPASPEGSIPPAQ; encoded by the coding sequence ATGCTGAATCACACACTCCCGTCCGCCTCCCCATGCACACGCTCCGGCCTGGCAGCTGCGCTCTTGCTTGGCAGTTCTGTACTGAGTCCGGTTCCGCCCCTCCACGCCGAGATCTATCAGTATATTGACGCCAAAGGGACCATTTCGCTGACCAATGTTCCCTCTGATATCCGATATCGCCGAGTCGACATCCGCCCGAATCGGCTACACCCGGCTATCTCAGAGCAGGAATTGGAACCGATGATCAAGCGGTTCTCAAGGCAACATCAACTCCACCCGGCTCTCATCCGTGCCGTGATCAAAGCCGAGTCTAATTTTGATCCCCGTGCCGTTTCACGATCCGGTGCGATCGGGTTGATGCAGTTAATGCCGCAGACCGCGCTTCAGTTGGATGTTCGAGATCTCTACGATCCGGAAGACAATATCGGCGGGGGGACCAAATATCTCCGTCAACTACTGGATCGATTCCGAGGGAATCTCCCTCTCGCGCTCGCGGCCTACAATGCCGGAGAACGCGTCGTTGACCGGTATCGTACCCTTCCGCCGATCGACGAAACACGCCAATATGTCCGAAAAGTCCTCCGGTACTACCGAACATTTCTTGCACGCGACCTGGATTCGACCGGTCATGTTATCCCGTCTTCCGAGTACGCAATGGCACCAGCTTCCCCTGAGGGCTCAATCCCACCCGCCCAGTAG
- the nadB gene encoding L-aspartate oxidase, translating to MSRSVPEADFLVIGSGVAGLRAALELCRVGRVIMLTKGHPLQSNSIFAQGGVAVALSEEDDVSIHLTDTVKAGHGLCRREAVRVLVEEGPDRIQELIHWGAKFDKTGGKFAFAREAAHSRSRILRARGDATGNEMVRALMAQAVRQQRIARLDYHFTVDLVVEGGRCCGAVVLDENSGEQFVISAKAVVLSTGGAGQIFARTTNPPNATGDGMAMAFRAGAELQDMEFVQFHPTSLYLPSSPPFLLSEAMRGEGGQLRNNKGESFMTRYHPLGVLAPRDIVARAIWAEMAATRARHVYLDVTHLGSDFVKRRFPTIYATCLRHDIDITEEWIPVSPSAHYMMGGVTTDLNGATTLPGLFAAGEVACSGVHGANRLASNSLLEGLVFGRRAGVAAIASADGCPTPSGSEFHKRVPRGYGDRLDDVEKVRNSLRRIMWSQVGLIRSRESLVRATAQLARWERMVSRSFSTRADLEVKNMVQVARCVAEAALWRENSVGAHYRSDFPGTRRPGWKAHSRLRLTDRTTGRVGLSPQGKLVPLRTRKTG from the coding sequence ATGTCGCGATCAGTGCCGGAAGCAGATTTCCTCGTCATCGGGAGCGGAGTGGCCGGGCTTCGTGCCGCGTTGGAACTCTGCCGGGTCGGGCGAGTGATCATGCTCACCAAAGGGCATCCTCTCCAGAGCAATTCGATCTTCGCACAAGGCGGTGTTGCGGTCGCGCTGAGCGAAGAGGACGATGTCTCCATCCATTTGACGGATACGGTGAAGGCGGGCCATGGGCTGTGCCGCCGAGAGGCAGTACGTGTTCTTGTGGAGGAAGGGCCGGATCGCATTCAGGAGCTCATCCACTGGGGAGCGAAGTTCGACAAGACCGGGGGGAAATTCGCATTTGCGCGGGAAGCCGCGCATAGCCGTAGCCGTATTCTTCGCGCGCGAGGTGACGCGACGGGAAATGAGATGGTTCGAGCGCTCATGGCGCAGGCGGTTCGACAGCAGCGGATCGCCCGCTTGGATTACCACTTTACGGTGGATCTCGTCGTCGAGGGAGGGCGCTGTTGTGGGGCGGTAGTCCTCGACGAAAACTCCGGTGAGCAATTCGTTATTTCCGCAAAAGCGGTCGTACTGTCGACTGGGGGCGCCGGCCAAATTTTTGCCAGGACAACGAATCCTCCCAATGCCACGGGCGATGGGATGGCCATGGCCTTTCGTGCAGGGGCGGAACTGCAAGACATGGAATTCGTTCAGTTCCACCCAACGTCACTCTATCTACCGTCCAGCCCGCCGTTCTTGTTGTCGGAGGCTATGCGTGGGGAAGGGGGGCAGCTCCGCAATAACAAGGGCGAGTCATTTATGACGCGATACCACCCTCTCGGCGTATTGGCACCGAGGGATATCGTTGCACGGGCCATTTGGGCGGAAATGGCGGCGACGCGTGCTCGGCATGTCTACCTCGATGTCACGCATTTGGGATCGGACTTTGTAAAGCGTCGTTTTCCCACGATCTATGCGACCTGCCTGCGCCACGATATCGATATTACGGAGGAGTGGATCCCGGTGTCTCCAAGTGCCCATTATATGATGGGAGGGGTCACGACCGACCTCAACGGGGCGACCACGTTGCCCGGCTTGTTCGCAGCCGGAGAGGTCGCGTGTAGTGGTGTGCATGGAGCGAACCGCCTGGCGAGCAACTCATTATTGGAAGGGTTGGTATTCGGGAGACGGGCTGGCGTGGCAGCCATCGCGTCGGCCGATGGCTGCCCGACGCCGAGTGGGAGTGAGTTCCATAAGCGGGTACCACGCGGCTATGGCGATCGATTAGACGATGTGGAAAAGGTACGAAACTCCCTGCGCCGGATTATGTGGAGCCAAGTTGGATTAATCCGATCTCGGGAGTCATTGGTCCGGGCTACGGCTCAACTTGCTCGATGGGAACGAATGGTCTCCCGATCCTTTTCCACTCGAGCAGACCTTGAGGTGAAGAACATGGTGCAAGTGGCACGCTGTGTGGCGGAAGCGGCTTTGTGGAGAGAGAACAGCGTCGGTGCCCACTACCGATCTGATTTTCCGGGGACGCGACGTCCGGGATGGAAGGCGCATAGCCGACTGCGCCTCACAGATCGGACTACTGGGCGGGTGGGATTGAGCCCTCAGGGGAAGCTGGTGCCATTGCGTACTCGGAAGACGGGATAA